The following proteins are co-located in the Candidatus Krumholzibacteriia bacterium genome:
- a CDS encoding HNH endonuclease signature motif containing protein: protein MDHVEPFALGGSHEAENLRVLCAAHNRRAAERVFGTRPRWKSHRDRC from the coding sequence ATCGACCACGTCGAACCCTTCGCGCTCGGTGGCTCGCACGAAGCCGAGAACCTCCGTGTCCTCTGCGCGGCGCACAACCGGCGGGCCGCCGAACGGGTCTTCGGGACGCGTCCGCGGTGGAAGTCGCACCGCGATCGGTGCTGA